From the genome of Spinacia oleracea cultivar Varoflay chromosome 2, BTI_SOV_V1, whole genome shotgun sequence, one region includes:
- the LOC110798528 gene encoding zinc finger CCCH domain-containing protein 59 isoform X3, with translation MVAELKPRYHIAGSKGVFYAREPYSNIDAVHVTRFFGLAPVGNKEKQKFMHAISPTPASIMSAAEISTKPPNTTLSPYTVVDNTPKTETTKRPGDSALEEQYWRYDVKKQKKGDGNTERLCFKYLSSGSCPREENCHFRHDEEAREQYMGGVCFDFLNKGKCERGPECQFKHSLVEEGESNANKRFRSHSATTNRSKECWFCLSSPSVESHLIITVGENLYCALAKGPLVDDHVLLLPVEHSPSTLSLPPDSQSELYRYQSSLRKYSKTQRKEFIFFELISKRGTHANLQAVPIPQTKATSVKNIFNLAAKKLGFEFETIKGDGISEPRELLRARFDGNSGFFYVELNDGTILGHTIDENENFPVQFGREVMAGLLKMPDRADWRNCMLSKDEEVKVVEDFKSQFKNFDPNKDV, from the exons ATGGTAGCAGAGCTTAAGCCTCG CTATCACATTGCAGGTTCAAAGGGTGTGTTTTATGCTCGTGAACCATACTCTAACATTGATGCTGTGCATGTGACTCGATTCTTTGGCCTTGCTCCTGTAGGAAATAAAGAGAAACAG AAATTTATGCATGCAATTTCTCCAACTCCAGCATCGATAATGTCAGCAGCTGAAATAAGCACAAAACCTCCTAATACGACTTTATCCCCATACACAGTTGTTGATAATACACCTAAAACAGAGACTACCAAAAGACCAGGGGATAGTGCTCTTGAAGAACAATATTGGCGGTATGAtgtgaaaaaacaaaagaaaggggATGGAAATACAGAAAGGCTCTGTTTTAAATATTTGTCTTCCGGTTCATGCCCACGGGAGGAAAATTGTCATTTTCGGCATGATGAAGAGGCAAGAGAGCAATATATGGGAGGTGTGTGTTTTGATTTTCTTAATAAGGGAAAATGTGAGAGAGGTCCAGAGTGTCAATTTAAGCATAGCTTGGTTGAAGAAGGTGAAAGTAATGCAAACAAGAGATTCAGATCTCATAGTGCAACTACTAACAG GTCAAAAGAATGCTGGTTTTGCTTGTCAAGCCCCAGTGTGGAGTCTCATCTAATTATAACTGTTGGGGAAAACTTATACTGTGCATTGGCAAAAGGCCCACTGGTTGACGATCATGTGCTGTTATTACCAGTAGAGCATTCTCCAAGTACTTTATCCCTACCTCCAGATAGTCAAAGTGAGCTTTATAGATATCAGAGCAGTCTTCGGAAGTACAGCAAAACCCAAAGGAAAGAATTCATTTTCTTTGAATTGATATCTAAACGAGGAACTCATGCTAATCTCCAG GCAGTTCCTATACCACAAACCAAAGCAACGTCCGTAAAGAATATATTCAACTTAGCCGCTAAAAAGCTGGGTTTTGAATTTGAGACGATTAAAG GTGACGGTATTTCTGAACCAAGAGAATTATTGAGAGCAAGGTTTGACGGAAATTCTGGTTTCTTCTACGTGGAGCTAAATGATGGCACTATACTAGGACATACTATAGATGAGAATGAAAATTTTCCTGTTCAATTTGGTCGTGAG GTTATGGCTGGCTTACTCAAAATGCCGGATAGGGCTGACTGGAGGAACTGTATGCTTAGCAAAGATGAAGAGGTGAAAGTagtggaagatttcaaatctcAGTTCAAGAACTTTGATCCCAATAAGGATGTCTGA